From Leptotrichia wadei, one genomic window encodes:
- the acpS gene encoding holo-ACP synthase: MEIYGIGTDIIEISRIEKAIKQTSLFKRKVYTEKEIEHIEKKKHPYSSYAGRFAAKEAVSKAFGTGVHGFSLSDIEILNDELGKPYVVLYNKIKEKAFGMMIQISISHSREYAVSTVIIYKE; the protein is encoded by the coding sequence ATGGAAATTTATGGAATTGGGACAGACATTATTGAAATATCCCGAATTGAAAAGGCGATTAAGCAGACAAGCCTTTTTAAAAGAAAAGTTTATACAGAAAAGGAAATTGAGCATATTGAGAAAAAGAAACATCCATATTCTAGTTATGCAGGGAGATTTGCGGCGAAAGAAGCAGTTTCTAAGGCATTTGGGACTGGAGTGCATGGATTTTCGCTAAGTGATATTGAGATTTTGAATGATGAGTTAGGAAAGCCTTATGTAGTGCTTTATAACAAGATAAAGGAAAAGGCTTTTGGGATGATGATTCAGATTAGCATTTCACATAGCAGGGAATATGCAGTTAGTACGGTTATTATTTATAAGGAATAG
- the tyrS gene encoding tyrosine--tRNA ligase, which yields MTELEIKQEVERQFNILSRGCDEIINENEFKKKLEKSISTNTPLRVKLGIDPTGSDLHLGHAVPLRKLKQFQDLGHDVFFLIGTFTGRIGDPTGKSETRKMLSEEQVMENIKTYLDQVKLILDLDKINVVYNADWLEKLSLSDALNLLSQFTVSQMISREDFSKRLSENKPVSLIEFMYPILQGYDSVELHADVELGATEQKFNLLRGRDLQKNFGQEQQICMIMPILVGLDGVEKMSKSLGNYIGVKDTPNDMFGKVMSISDELMENYYTMITDVPFEKIEEIKTQIADGSLHPMEAKKQLGAEVVKIYYGEEAAKEARDWFENVFSKRNLNVDLPEVELEYKEVGIIDLLVKETGLMKTTSEARRLIQQGGFKINDEPIKDVKATVVLESGMIVRAGKKKIVKVK from the coding sequence ATGACAGAATTAGAAATTAAACAAGAAGTAGAAAGACAATTTAATATTTTAAGTCGTGGGTGCGATGAAATAATTAATGAAAATGAATTTAAGAAAAAGTTGGAAAAATCAATTTCGACAAATACTCCATTAAGAGTAAAATTGGGGATTGATCCGACTGGGTCTGATTTGCATTTGGGACATGCGGTACCTTTGAGAAAATTGAAACAGTTTCAAGATTTGGGACACGATGTGTTTTTCTTGATTGGGACTTTCACTGGAAGAATTGGGGATCCAACTGGAAAATCTGAAACTAGAAAAATGTTGTCAGAAGAACAAGTTATGGAAAATATTAAAACATATTTGGATCAAGTAAAATTAATTTTGGATTTAGATAAAATTAATGTTGTTTACAATGCTGACTGGTTGGAAAAATTATCGTTATCAGATGCATTGAATTTGTTGTCACAATTTACAGTTTCACAAATGATTTCGAGAGAAGATTTTTCAAAAAGATTATCTGAAAATAAACCAGTTTCATTGATTGAGTTTATGTATCCAATTTTACAAGGTTATGATTCAGTAGAATTACACGCTGATGTGGAATTAGGTGCGACTGAACAAAAATTCAATTTGTTAAGAGGAAGAGATTTACAGAAAAACTTTGGTCAAGAGCAACAAATTTGTATGATAATGCCGATTTTGGTTGGACTCGATGGAGTGGAAAAAATGTCTAAATCACTTGGAAACTACATTGGCGTAAAAGACACTCCAAATGATATGTTTGGAAAAGTTATGTCAATTTCAGATGAATTGATGGAAAATTATTACACAATGATAACCGATGTTCCATTTGAGAAAATTGAAGAAATCAAGACTCAAATCGCAGATGGAAGTTTACATCCAATGGAAGCTAAAAAACAATTGGGAGCAGAAGTTGTAAAAATTTACTACGGTGAAGAAGCGGCTAAAGAAGCGAGAGATTGGTTTGAAAATGTATTCAGTAAGAGAAACTTAAATGTTGACTTGCCTGAAGTTGAATTGGAATATAAAGAAGTTGGAATCATTGATTTATTGGTAAAAGAAACAGGATTGATGAAAACAACAAGTGAAGCTAGAAGATTAATTCAACAAGGTGGATTCAAAATAAACGATGAGCCAATAAAAGATGTGAAAGCTACAGTTGTTCTTGAAAGTGGAATGATTGTGCGAGCTGGGAAGAAAAAAATTGTTAAAGTGAAATAA